One genomic region from Diachasmimorpha longicaudata isolate KC_UGA_2023 chromosome 18, iyDiaLong2, whole genome shotgun sequence encodes:
- the LOC135170916 gene encoding peptidylprolyl isomerase domain and WD repeat-containing protein 1 isoform X1 — translation MSGEKREIEEGEGDDEWVGPKLAEATPAKKQKVLEYEKVYVDNLPCCECYEKSYMHRDVVSHIVVTKTNFVITTSCDGHVKFWKKQDELIEFVKHFRAHIMAIQGLAASYNGVYAATISLDKTLKIFDVVNFDMINMMKFDYTPSCVEWIYTSGDAIFAIAVSDKDSPRIHVYDGQATERALHVFEDLHKKPVVVMKYNAVFETCITIDQSGFLEYWTGPKSEYQFPKCVAFESKLDTDLFEFAKNKTHLCCLAISPDGKKFASLSSDRKVRVFHFLTGTLYRVFDESLQRFSELQQTTQQLPNMEFGRRMAVERDLDKTETNLGNIVFDESGYMIMYSTMLGIKLVNLYTNRCIRILGKPENIRPMQLALFQGKARKAAVTVEMEASENPTLELNKPDPTLFCTAHKKNRFFMFTRREPEDSKGSECDRDVFNEKPSKEDIISSTDATNMQKIYDTAVIHTALGDIHVSLFGKDVPKTVENFCVHAKNGYYNSHIFHRVIKGFMIQTGDPTGTGTGGESIWGGEFEDEFRSHLKHDRPYTLSMANAGANTNGSQFFITLTPTPWLDNKHTVFGRVIKGMEVVQNISQVKTNPKTDKPYDDIRIVSVSVK, via the exons ATGTCGGGGGAGAAACGAGAAATTGAGGAGGGTGAGGGCGATGATGAGTGGGTTGGGCCTAAACTCGCGGAAGCTACACCTGCGAAGAAACAAAAAG TCCTGGAGTATGAGAAAGTCTATGTTGATAATTTGCCCTGCTGTGAGTGCTACGAGAAGTCGTATATGCACCGGGATGTCGTGAGTCACATCGTAGTTACAAA AACAAATTTTGTGATAACAACCAGCTGCGATGGGCATGTAAAATTCTGGAAGAAGCAGGATGAGCTGATAGAATTCGTCAAACACTTTAGAGCCCACATCATGGCCATCCAGGGATTGGCAGCCAGCTACAACGGAGTCTACGCAGCTACCATCAGTTTAGATAAGACCCTCAAGATTTTTGATGTCGTCAATTTCG ACATGATCAACATGATGAAGTTTGATTACACCCCCTCCTGCGTGGAGTGGATCTACACATCTGGTGATGCGATATTCGCTATTGCTGTTTCTGACAAAGACTCTCCAAGAATACATGTCTACGACGGTCAGGCGACCGAGAGAGCTCTTCATGTCTTTGAAGATCTGCATAAAAAGCCTGTTGTCGTCATGAAG TACAACGCAGTTTTCGAGACCTGCATAACGATCGATCAATCGGGATTCTTGGAGTACTGGACAGGCCCCAAGTCAGAGTATCAATTCCCTAAGTGCGTGGCATTTGAATCGAAATTAGACACCGATCTGTTCGAATTTGCAAAGAACAAGACCCATCTGTGCTGCCTGGCGATATCTCCCGATGGGAAAAAATTCGCTTCCCTCAGCAGTGACAGAAAAGTTCGAGTCTTTCATTTTCTGACCGGGACCTTGTACAGAGTATTTGATGAGTCGTTACAGAGGTTTTCGGAGCTCCAACAGACCACCCAACAATTACCCAACATGGAGTTTGGAAGGAGAATGGCTGTGGAAAGGGATTTAGACAAGACAGAAACAAACCTGGGAAATATTGTATTCGACGAGTCAGGATATATGATAATGTACAGCACAATGTTGGGTATAAAATTGGTGAATTTGTACACAAATCGTTGTATTCGGATATTAGGAAAACCAGAGAATATTCGACCAATGCAACTCGCTCTATTCCAG GGCAAAGCCCGAAAGGCTGCGGTAACCGTGGAAATGGAAGCGTCTGAAAATCCCACCCTAGAGCTCAACAAGCCAGATCCCACCCTGTTCTGTACAGCTCATAAAAAGAACAGATTTTTCATGTTCACCAGGCGTGAGCCCGAGGACTCAAAGGGCTCGGAGTGCGACAGAGACGTATTCAACGAGAAGCCCTCGAAAGAGGATATCATATCCTCGACAGACGCCACCAACATGCAGAAGATCTACGACACTGCTGTCATTCATACTGCTCTTGGAGACATCCATGTCTCCCTCTTCGGCAAGGACGTCCCTAAGACAGTGGAGAATTTCTGTGTCCACGCGAAGAATGGCTACTACAACAGCCACATATTTCATAGAGTCATCAAGGGCTTTATGATTCAGACTGGGGATCCAACGGGCACTGGGACTGGAGGAGAGAGTATTTGGGGTGGTGAATTTGAGGATGAGTTTAGGTCACATCTGAAGCATGACAGGCCGTATACTCTCAGCATGGCGAATGCTGGGGCCAATACCAATGGCAGCCAGTTCTTCATCACTTTGACACCAACG CCCTGGCTGGACAACAAACACACAGTTTTTGGTCGTGTCATCAAGGGAATGGAGGTGGTTCAGAACATAAGTCAAGTGAAAACAAATCCGAAGACAGACAAACCCTACGATGACATCAGAATAGTGAGTGTAtcagtaaaataa
- the LOC135170947 gene encoding mitochondrial pyruvate carrier 2-like isoform X2: protein MMSRYHKLMMRMSLLLPEKTRAAFLHPAGPTTVFFWAPTFKWGLVIAGIGDINRPPETISLAQTASLMLTGIIWSRYSLVIIPKNWNLFSVNGFVSLTAAYNFYRGLIHQMANPSPPSDDR from the exons ATGATGAGTCGTTATCACAAATTGATGATGAGAATGTCATTACTTCTCCCTGAGAAAACACGCGCTGCGTTTCTCCATCCAGCAG GTCCAACGACAGTATTTTTTTGGGCGCCGACTTTCAAGTGGGGCCTGGTGATAGCTGGTATTGGTGACATCAACCGACCACCTGAGACTATTTCCCTGGCCCAGACTGCGAGCCTCATGCTCACTGGCATCATCTGGTCCAG ATATTCCCTGGTGATAATTCCAAAGAATTGGAATCTGTTTAGCGTTAATGGTTTCGTTTCCCTGACTGCTGCGTACAATTTCTACAGGGGACTGATTCACCAGATGGCAAACCCATCACCTCCCTCAGACGACAgataa
- the LOC135170947 gene encoding mitochondrial pyruvate carrier 2-like isoform X1, giving the protein MMSRYHKLMMRMSLLLPEKTRAAFLHPAGPTTVFFWAPTFKWGLVIAGIGDINRPPETISLAQTASLMLTGIIWSRLTNLAPQLTSPLFPANASLNSEIYCRYSLVIIPKNWNLFSVNGFVSLTAAYNFYRGLIHQMANPSPPSDDR; this is encoded by the exons ATGATGAGTCGTTATCACAAATTGATGATGAGAATGTCATTACTTCTCCCTGAGAAAACACGCGCTGCGTTTCTCCATCCAGCAG GTCCAACGACAGTATTTTTTTGGGCGCCGACTTTCAAGTGGGGCCTGGTGATAGCTGGTATTGGTGACATCAACCGACCACCTGAGACTATTTCCCTGGCCCAGACTGCGAGCCTCATGCTCACTGGCATCATCTGGTCCAGGTTAACAAATTTAGCCCCTCAACTAACCTCCCCTTTATTCCCAGCAAATGCTTCGCTTAATTCAGAGATATATTGCAGATATTCCCTGGTGATAATTCCAAAGAATTGGAATCTGTTTAGCGTTAATGGTTTCGTTTCCCTGACTGCTGCGTACAATTTCTACAGGGGACTGATTCACCAGATGGCAAACCCATCACCTCCCTCAGACGACAgataa
- the LOC135170916 gene encoding peptidylprolyl isomerase domain and WD repeat-containing protein 1 isoform X2: MAIQGLAASYNGVYAATISLDKTLKIFDVVNFDMINMMKFDYTPSCVEWIYTSGDAIFAIAVSDKDSPRIHVYDGQATERALHVFEDLHKKPVVVMKYNAVFETCITIDQSGFLEYWTGPKSEYQFPKCVAFESKLDTDLFEFAKNKTHLCCLAISPDGKKFASLSSDRKVRVFHFLTGTLYRVFDESLQRFSELQQTTQQLPNMEFGRRMAVERDLDKTETNLGNIVFDESGYMIMYSTMLGIKLVNLYTNRCIRILGKPENIRPMQLALFQGKARKAAVTVEMEASENPTLELNKPDPTLFCTAHKKNRFFMFTRREPEDSKGSECDRDVFNEKPSKEDIISSTDATNMQKIYDTAVIHTALGDIHVSLFGKDVPKTVENFCVHAKNGYYNSHIFHRVIKGFMIQTGDPTGTGTGGESIWGGEFEDEFRSHLKHDRPYTLSMANAGANTNGSQFFITLTPTPWLDNKHTVFGRVIKGMEVVQNISQVKTNPKTDKPYDDIRIVSVSVK; the protein is encoded by the exons ATGGCCATCCAGGGATTGGCAGCCAGCTACAACGGAGTCTACGCAGCTACCATCAGTTTAGATAAGACCCTCAAGATTTTTGATGTCGTCAATTTCG ACATGATCAACATGATGAAGTTTGATTACACCCCCTCCTGCGTGGAGTGGATCTACACATCTGGTGATGCGATATTCGCTATTGCTGTTTCTGACAAAGACTCTCCAAGAATACATGTCTACGACGGTCAGGCGACCGAGAGAGCTCTTCATGTCTTTGAAGATCTGCATAAAAAGCCTGTTGTCGTCATGAAG TACAACGCAGTTTTCGAGACCTGCATAACGATCGATCAATCGGGATTCTTGGAGTACTGGACAGGCCCCAAGTCAGAGTATCAATTCCCTAAGTGCGTGGCATTTGAATCGAAATTAGACACCGATCTGTTCGAATTTGCAAAGAACAAGACCCATCTGTGCTGCCTGGCGATATCTCCCGATGGGAAAAAATTCGCTTCCCTCAGCAGTGACAGAAAAGTTCGAGTCTTTCATTTTCTGACCGGGACCTTGTACAGAGTATTTGATGAGTCGTTACAGAGGTTTTCGGAGCTCCAACAGACCACCCAACAATTACCCAACATGGAGTTTGGAAGGAGAATGGCTGTGGAAAGGGATTTAGACAAGACAGAAACAAACCTGGGAAATATTGTATTCGACGAGTCAGGATATATGATAATGTACAGCACAATGTTGGGTATAAAATTGGTGAATTTGTACACAAATCGTTGTATTCGGATATTAGGAAAACCAGAGAATATTCGACCAATGCAACTCGCTCTATTCCAG GGCAAAGCCCGAAAGGCTGCGGTAACCGTGGAAATGGAAGCGTCTGAAAATCCCACCCTAGAGCTCAACAAGCCAGATCCCACCCTGTTCTGTACAGCTCATAAAAAGAACAGATTTTTCATGTTCACCAGGCGTGAGCCCGAGGACTCAAAGGGCTCGGAGTGCGACAGAGACGTATTCAACGAGAAGCCCTCGAAAGAGGATATCATATCCTCGACAGACGCCACCAACATGCAGAAGATCTACGACACTGCTGTCATTCATACTGCTCTTGGAGACATCCATGTCTCCCTCTTCGGCAAGGACGTCCCTAAGACAGTGGAGAATTTCTGTGTCCACGCGAAGAATGGCTACTACAACAGCCACATATTTCATAGAGTCATCAAGGGCTTTATGATTCAGACTGGGGATCCAACGGGCACTGGGACTGGAGGAGAGAGTATTTGGGGTGGTGAATTTGAGGATGAGTTTAGGTCACATCTGAAGCATGACAGGCCGTATACTCTCAGCATGGCGAATGCTGGGGCCAATACCAATGGCAGCCAGTTCTTCATCACTTTGACACCAACG CCCTGGCTGGACAACAAACACACAGTTTTTGGTCGTGTCATCAAGGGAATGGAGGTGGTTCAGAACATAAGTCAAGTGAAAACAAATCCGAAGACAGACAAACCCTACGATGACATCAGAATAGTGAGTGTAtcagtaaaataa